Sequence from the Nitrospinaceae bacterium genome:
CCGAATTGCAAATTCCCGGGGCCACCGAGATTCATAAAGCCGGAATCCGCTTACAGGCGCGGATTCTCACCCCGGAAAGCCGGGTGAAGGATTTTGACAAGGGTCCGCGCCGGGCTTTTTTCGACTATGATAAAACCGGAACCGGCATTAAAGCCCGTTTTTTCAAGCCGGGGGACCGGTTTATTCCCCTGGGTATGAAAGGCCGGAAAAAACTGAAGTCTTTTTTTATCGACGAGAAAATTCCAAAAAAATCAAGAGAATCCATTCCCATCTTGACAACCGCGGAGGACGATATTATATGGGTTTACGGGGGAAGGATCTCTGATGAATTCCGGGTCACCGAAGAAACCCGCGCCGTCCTTTGTATCGAGGGAGATGGGGATTTTCAAACATTTCCCCATTGAATAATGCACTCCCTATCCATCCGGTTTGTGGTAAGATTAATTAGAGCCAGTGGCACCATTCTCTAATAAAGGAGAAAGTTTTGAATCAATTTTATAGAAATTTAGCGCTTTGGTTGGTCATCGGACTGATTCTTATCGGTCTTTTTAATATTTTCAATAAACCCATCACCAGCCAATCTGAAATCATATACAGCGATTTTATGGAACAGGTGGACAAGGGCCAGATCACGGAAGTTGTGATCCAGGGCGATAATATCAGCGGAAAATATATGGATGGCCGCTCGTTCCAGTCCATCGCTCCGTCCAGAGATCCGGACCTGATCAAAATTCTCCGGGATAAGGGAGTGCGGATCGTTGTGGTTCCTCCCGAGCAGACCAGCTGGTACATGAATATTCTTATTTCCTGGTTTCCCATGTTGCTCCTTTTGGGCATATGGATTTTCTTCATGCGGCAGATGCAGTCGGGCGGTGGCAAAGCGCTCTCTTTCGGCAAAAGCAAGGCCCGGTTATTGAGTGATTCTAAAAACCGCACCACCTTTAAAGACGTGGCCGGCGTTGAAGAAGCGAAAGAAGAGCTCCAGGAAATCATCGAATTTTTGAAAGAGCCGCAGAAGTTCAGCAAACTCGGAGGAAAAATTCCCAAGGGAGTTCTCTTAGTGGGTCCTCCTGGAACCGGAAAGACGCTGTTGGCCCGGGCGATTGCCGGTGAAGCGAATGTGCCGTTTTTCAGCATCAGCGGATCGGACTTCGTCGAGATGTTTGTTGGAGTCGGCGCCTCGCGCGTTCGCGACCTCTTTGAACAGGGAAAGAAAAACAGCCCCTGTATCATATTTGTCGATGAAATCGACGCGGTCGGCAGACACCGGGGAGCGGGTCTCGGCGGCGGGCACGATGAACGCGAGCAGACCTTGAATCAGCTTCTGGTGGAAATGGACGGCTTTGACAATAACGAAGGCGTCATCATGATCGCCGCCACAAACCGTCCGGACGTACTGGACCCGGCGTTACTGCGCCCCGGCCGTTTTGACCGGCAGGTTGTGGTCAGCCGGCCCGATGTTCGAGGACGTGAGGCGATTCTCAAAGTTCATACCGCGACGGTTCCGCTTGAGGACGGTGTAGATCTTAAAACCATTGCGCGCGGAACCCCTGGGTTCACCGGCGCGGACCTTGCCAACCTGGTGAACGAGGCTTCTTTGCTGGCGGCCCGGCGGGACAAAAAAACCGTCACCATGGTGGACTTTGAGGACGCGAAAGATAAAGTGCTCATGGGTGTGGAAAGGCGCAGTCTGGTGATTTCCGACAAAGAGAAAAAGACCACCGCCTATCATGAAGCCGGACACGCACTGGTGGCCCTCTTATTGCCTGGAACCGATCCCATTCATAAGGTAACGATCATTCCGCGCGGGCAGGCTTTGGGTGTGACTCAGCAATTGCCGACCGATGAACAGCACACCTATCCCAAAAGTTATCTCTACAATAACCTCGCCATTCTGATGGGTGGCCGGTTAGC
This genomic interval carries:
- the ftsH-2 gene encoding ATP-dependent zinc metalloprotease FtsH, translating into MNQFYRNLALWLVIGLILIGLFNIFNKPITSQSEIIYSDFMEQVDKGQITEVVIQGDNISGKYMDGRSFQSIAPSRDPDLIKILRDKGVRIVVVPPEQTSWYMNILISWFPMLLLLGIWIFFMRQMQSGGGKALSFGKSKARLLSDSKNRTTFKDVAGVEEAKEELQEIIEFLKEPQKFSKLGGKIPKGVLLVGPPGTGKTLLARAIAGEANVPFFSISGSDFVEMFVGVGASRVRDLFEQGKKNSPCIIFVDEIDAVGRHRGAGLGGGHDEREQTLNQLLVEMDGFDNNEGVIMIAATNRPDVLDPALLRPGRFDRQVVVSRPDVRGREAILKVHTATVPLEDGVDLKTIARGTPGFTGADLANLVNEASLLAARRDKKTVTMVDFEDAKDKVLMGVERRSLVISDKEKKTTAYHEAGHALVALLLPGTDPIHKVTIIPRGQALGVTQQLPTDEQHTYPKSYLYNNLAILMGGRLAEEICLGQMTTGAGNDIERATEMARKMVCEWGMSDKMGPLTYGTKEEQVFLGKDFSSQKNFSDQTAKLIDQEVKALVMGGYNKAHELLTANRDKLENLALALLERETLDAKEIMEIFEGKKTDDSTDKDDELPTQTIPTVNPKKKSQDRPSDTGDVVGGGGLPDPHPA